The Spirochaetaceae bacterium DNA segment TTAGATGATTATATCGATGAGCTGGTGCCGCTAACACCCGGCCTAGATTTTGATGACTTTGACGATTATATTGATGGCTTAATCCCACTAATCCCTCTGGAAAGTTTTGACGACTTAGATGATTACAGTGATAACTTAATCCCTTTAACGGTTATTGATAACTTTGACGGCCTTGACGATTATACCGATGGCTTAATCCCGCTAATCCCTCTGGAAAGTTTTGACGACTTAGATGATTACAGTGATAACTTAATCCCTTTAACGGTTATTGATAACTTTGACGGCCTTGATGACTATCTTGATGGGTTAACTCCGCTAATCCCTCTGGAAAGTTTTGACGACTTAGATGATTATAGCGACAACCTCATACCTTTAACGGTTATTGATAACTTTGACGGCCTTGATGACTATCTTGATGGGTTAACTCCGCTAATCCCTCTGGAAAGTTTTGACGACTTAGATGATTACAGTGATAACCTCATACCATTAACGGCTATCGAGGACTTTGACGGCCTTGATGATTATGCCGATGGTTTAATCCCGTTAATCCCCCTGGAAAGTTTTGACAACCTTGACGATTACAGTGATAACCTCATACCATTAACGGCTATCGAGGACTTTGACGACTTAGGTAGTTATATCGATGAGCTAATACCGCTAACGCCTGCGGATAACTTTGACGGCCTTGACGATTATGCCGATGGCTTAATCCCGCTAATCCCTCTGGAAAGTTTTGACGACTTAGATGATTACAGCGACAACCTTATACCATTAACGGCTATTGATAACTTTGACGGCCTTGATGACTATCTTGATGGGTTAACTCCGTTACTGCCGGTTGACGATTTAGGCGGCCTATCTAACTACTACGATAATTTAATACCGTTGCAGCCCTACGATGACTTTGACGACTTCGATTTTTATAACGATGGGTTAATGCCTTTAATACCTATCGATGATTTTGACGACCTTGATGATTATCTTGATAGATTAACGCCGCTGCCGCCTATGGACGATTTAGATGGCCTTGACGGTTACCTTGATGACCTAACGCCGCTGCCGCCTATCGATGATTTAAATGGCCTGCCTAATTACTATGACGATTTGCTGCCGTTATTACCTTACGACGATTTTGATGACTTTGGCGACTATAACGATAATTTAATCCCCTTACCGCCTACACCATGGTTACCCGACCTAAGCGACAGTGTTGAAGGTGGTTTAGACTCGGCCGAAAACCGCCCGGCTATCGACGATAGTTTACCTAGCTTAGCCGATTTCTTAGACGATTTTGATTACTTTATCGATGACGCCATACCGCTGCCGTTACCGCCTCCGCCGGTAGAGCCTAGCGTTACGCCGCCAACCACCCAAGCCACCGGCGGCCTAACCGACCAAGTGCTTAACTCGGCGGCCTTTAGGACTTTATCGGCAGCCGACCAAGCTTTACTGCGCAGCCATCTTAGCGATAGCTTAACGGAGGATTTCAATTATATTCAATTAACTGCCTCCAGCGATTTAAACAATTTAATGACCGCTCTAAGACAGGTAGCCTCCGTGATGCCCGATGTTACCGTACAGCCTGTTATCGGCAGCGATGGCAATATCCACTATCGTTTACTTACCGGCAGTTACTTTGTTGATGAATTAGGTGTGCTGGCGGCCCGTGCCCGCCAGCTTGGCTTTAGAGATTTTGCCCTTTTAAGGTAACAATTACATATGCAAATAATTAAAGCTAAAGTTATGGGTTATTGCACAGGGGTAAAACTAGCCATTAATAAGGCCGAAGCGGCCTTACGGGAAGGGCCGGTTTACTCACTGGGGGCGCTTATCCACAATAAAGCCGAAATGGAGCGGCTTAAATTACTAGGCTTAAAAGTAATTAACGCTAACGAAGTACCGCCGGCCGGCGCTACGGCTATGGTTAGGGCGCATGGGTTACACCCCCAAAAACGGCAAGAACTATTGGCTGCCGGTGTTACCTTAATAGATGCCACCTGCCCTTTTGTGCTTAATAATCAACACACTTTGCAAAGTTATAACACTAACGGCTACTTTGCCATTATCATCGGCCAAAAGGAACACGCCGAAATTACGGCTTTAGTGGGCTTTAGCCATAACTATGTGGTTATTTCTACAGTAACAGAGGCCGAACAATTAGTTACTTTGGCCCCAAAGATTGTCGTTATGGCGCAAACCACCTTTGATAAAACAAACTACGAGCACATTAAGGAAGTTTTAGCTAACCGTTACACTCTTGAAGCGCCGCCGTCTATCTGCCCGGCTCCTCTTAGCCGCTTAAAAGCTCTCGAGGAGTTATCTCCTTTGGCAGAGGCTTTAGTTATTATCGGCGATAAAGATAGTGCTAACAGTTTAACTTTATGCAATAAAGCTTTGTCTTTAAACAAAAATAGTTTTCTTGTAGAAAAGGAATCAGATTTTGACAAAATATTTTTAAAAAATTATCACACTATTGGGTTAGCCGCTAGCGCCAGCAGCCCCAGTTGGCTAATTAATAACCTAGAACTTTTTTTACAGGAGGATTAACTATGAAAGTTACCTACAATGGCCTAACCATTACCGACGAAGAAACCACCATTCAGAGGGTTTACGAACTGCTTACCGCCGAACTTAGCAACGCTAATGTAACCTTTAGCACTATCGAAAAAGCCATACAAAGCTCACTTTGCGTTTCGGTGTACGATGGCAAAGATTTAGTTGGTTTTGTGCGTGTTATCAGCGACTACAGCGCCGTAAGCATTATCCTTGATGCGGTGATAGACCCCAAATACCGCTCACGCGGCGTTGGCCGCAAACTTTTTGAGTTTGTACATAATCACCCGCGCCTAAGGCACACCGCTAAGGTGTTATGGACTAACAACGGCGAAAAATTTTTTACCGCACTTGGTTATGTCCCGTTAAGCGGTACTTTATTAAGTCTTAAATAACGATTAACGCTACAGGGAAAAAATGGATAAGCAATTACAAGAAAAAATTGATTATTATCTAAAACACGAAAGTTATCAAAAATTTAAAGATGAAATAATAACTTTACTTAAAGATGATAATTCAAATGAATTAAATGACCGCTTTTACCGCGAATTAGAGTTTGGTACCGCCGGCCTGCGCGGTAAAATTGCCGGCGGCTTAAACCGCATAAATAATTTTGTCATAACTAAAACAACACAAGGTATCGCTCATTATTTACTTAAAAATAACCCGCAAGCTAAGGTGGTTATTGGCTACGACCCGCGCCACTACAGCCGGCAGTTTGCTCAGCTTACGGCCGCTATTTTGGCGCAAAATGGGTTGCAACCTTACCTTTTTAAAAATATTTGCCCTACACCGGCCCTTGCTTTGGCTACCGTCCACTATGGGGCCGCTTTAGGCATAATGCTTACCGCCAGCCATAACCCGCCGGAATATAATGGCTATAAAGTTTTTGCCGCCGATGGCAGCCAGATAGTAAGCCCCATCGATAAAGAAATTTTAAGCGAAATTGAGCGGGTAACTATGCCGCAGCCGGCAAATTATGATAGTTTAGTAGCCCAAAATTTAATTAAATTAATTGATAACGATTTTGATGAGCTTTATTTTAATATGGCCCTTAATATCGTTGATAGAGATATTTTTACACAAAGCAAAAATTTCAAGGCTGTTTATTCGGCTTTGCATGGGGCGGGAGCACCTTACGTGGAAGAGCTTTTTAAGCGGCTTAACAGCCCGCTTATCGTGGTGCCCGAGCAAAACGCAGGTGATGGCAACTTTCCTACCGTAAGTTACCCTAATCCCGAAGATGAAAGCGCCCTTAAATTAGCTCTCAATCTTGCTAAAAAAGAAGCGGCCAATTTAGTGCTGGCCACCGACCCCGATGCCGATAGATTAGCCATAGCTTACCGCACGAAAGATAACGACTATGCCGTTTTAAACGGCCATCAGGCAGGAGCTTTACTGGCCAATTATCTGTTATTTAAAGCCGGTAAACAAGGTATAGATAGACAAAATATCTTTATCGTAAAATCTATCGTTACCGGCGAACTGGAACAAAAAGTGGCTTTAAGTTACGGCGCCGCCTGTTATAGCGCCTTAACCGGCTTTAAATGGCTGGCACAGACTATGCGTGAGCAAAACGCACAAGGGAAACATTTTATTTTAGCCAACGAAGAGGCCATTGGTTACCTTGTGCACAGCGCTTTTAAAGATAAAGATGGCATTACTGCCGCTTTAATTGCTTACGAAATGGCCCTTTATTACCAGCTGGCCGGCAAAACTTTAGGTGATGTGTTGGAAGAGTTATATCAAAAATTTGGTTATTATGCCGATTGGCAGATTAGCCAAAATTACGAAGGCGAGGCCGGTCTTAAAATAATGCAAGACATTATGACTAAGCTGCGGCAGCAAGGGTTATCTTATATCGGTGCACAAAAAGTAATGCAAAGTTACGATTATTTAACCGGCGCCCTTAACGATAACGGCCAAATTACCGCCCTTAACTATGCCAAAAGTAACGTTTTACAATTTGTTACCGAAAACGGCAGCCGCCTTTCGGTACGGCCAAGCGGGACGGAACCAAAAATTAAATTTTATCTTTCGGCCGTCGTTAGCCCTTACAACGAGACAAAAGACAAATTAAAAGCAGATATTTTTTTAGATGATGTTAAAAAATTAATAGCTAATTTATAAAATTAAGAGTAAATTATTAAATTTTAAGGAGAAATTTATGAGAGTTTTAGCAATCAACGGCAGCCCGCATAGTGATGGCTCCACCTATAATGCCATTAAGTTGGTAACCAATCAATTAGAGGCCGAAGGAATTAGCAGCGAAGTGCTGCATATCGGTACCAAACCCATTAGCGGCTGTCTTGCCTGTGGTTTTTGTAGTAAGCAAGCCGAACCCAAGTGCGCCATCAACGGTGATAGTGTCAACGAAGCGATGGCCAAAGCTAAGGAAGCCGACGGCATTATTATTGCCTCACCGGTGCATTTTTCTGGGATTGCCGGCACCATGAAGTGCTTTTTAGATAGATTCTTTTACGCCGGTGTAAGCAATTTGTGGTACAAAGTTGGTTTTGCGCTCTGCGCCGTGCGCCGCAGCGGCGGGGTAACCACCTTCGACCAATTAAACCACTATCTTGCTTACGGTAATATGGCCATTGCCGGCGGCCAATATTGGCCGGTGATTCACGGCCTAAAAGATGATGAAGTGCTGCAAGATGCCGAAGGAGTACAAAACCTTAAACGTGCCGGCAGTAATATGGCTTGGTTAATTAAAAACTTACAAGACACCACTCCGCCGGCCTTTAACGAGCAAAGAATATTTACTAACTTTATTAGATAATTAAAAGTTGAGAACCAAGAGTTGAGAATTAAAATATCGTTTAGGTACGTAATTCTTGGCTCTCAACTAAAAATTAAAGTTTAGCTAAATTATCCACAGCCTCTTGGTTGTTAGGGTCGGTACCGTAATGCCTATCTTGGTCCATTAAGCTAATTTGCTCCATATCGTCATCGTTAAGGCTAAAATCAAATACCTCAAAGTTTTCTTTAATGCGGCTAGCCGTTTGCGATTTAGGAATAACATTAACCCCGCGCTGGATATTCCACCTTAACATCACTTGAGCGTTACTTTTACCATATTTATCGCCGATAGCTTTAATGGCCTCGTTGGTAAGCAAATCACTTTTGGCTTGCCCCAGCGGCCCCCAAGCTTGCATCACAATCCCTTTAGCGGCTAAATATTGCCTATAACTTTCTTGCTGCAAATAAGGGTGGCACTCTACTTGGTTAATCACCGGCACTTCGCTACTATTATGCAGCAGGTGGTCAAGGTGGCTTTTGGTAAAGTTACTTACCCCAATGGCACGCATCTTTTTTTGGCGATAAAGCTCTTCTAATTTGTGCCAAGCTTCAAGGTAACCATCAACCGGCCAGTGGATTAAATACAAATCGACATAATCTAGCTCCAGCTTATCCAGCGATTCTTGATAGGCCTCTGCCACCCTCCCCTGAACAATATCGCGCGACCATAGTTTAGTGGTAATAAATAAATCTTCGCGTTTTAAACCGCTTTTTTTAATGGCGCTGCCTACGGCCTCTTCGTTGCGGTAAACCGTTGCCGTATCCAGCATACGGTAACCCGTTTGCAAAGCCGTTAAAGCGGCTTCTTCGGCATTTATATCTTTATCAAGCTTAAATAAGCCAAAGCCCAATATCGGTATAGTTACGCCGTTGTGAAAGGTTTGATTTATCATCATTTGCTCCTTAAAATAAAATTTATTTAATTATATTGTGAGGTAAAATGATAGTTTTGGCAAGAGGTTTTTCATAAAAAATGTACAGAGTTTACTCCATAAACAGATAATTAATCGCTTCATCGGCCGTTTCAAAAGGTTTAATCTCTAATTCTTTCAGCACTTCGGCAGGAATATCCTCTATATCGCGCTGATTGCGGCTGGCAATTAAAATGGTTTTATAGTGGTGGCGATGAGCGGCCAAGCTTTTTTCCTTAAGGCCGCCAATCGGCAGCAGTTGGCCCGAAAGGGTAAGTTCACCGGTCATTGCTACATCATCGCGCATTTTTTTACCGGAGATAGCCGAGTACAAAGCGCTGGCAATGGTAATACCGGCGCTGGGGCCATCTTTAGGAACGGCGCCTTCCGGAGCGTGGATATGCACATCTTTACCCTTAAAAAATTCGGCGTCAAAGCCCTCTTTTTCCATATAGCCTTTAATAAAGCTGTAAGCAATATGGGCGCTTTCTTTCATTACCTCACCCAGTTTACCGGTTAAATCCAACTTGCCGCTGCCGGCCACCAAATGCGCCTCGATGGGCAAAGCCACGCCGCCGCGTTCCGTCCACGCCAGCCCCATCGCCATACCCACGTGCAACGAAATTTTTTCTTCGGTAAATTTAATTTTTCCCAGTAAATCAAATAACTTATCCTTATCAATATCTTTATTAATAACTATAGCGTTAGGTTCATCTAATTGCTCTAATTCGGCACGTATAAGTTTGCGTACCATACGGCCGGTCTCGCGCTCCAGCTCGCGCACGCCGCTTTCTTTAGTGTAACTGCGGATAAGACCGTAAATAGCCTCATCACTTAAATTAATCGTAGAGCCCTCTAAGCCGTTTTCTTTAAGCTGTTTCGGCAGTAAAAAACGTTTAATAATTTGGTATTTTTCCAGCTCGGTGTAGCCCGACAGCTCGATAATTTCCATTCTATCTAATAACGGATAAGGTATCCCCGCTAAACTATTGGCCGTAGCAATAAATAGCACCTGCGATAAATCGAACGGCAGCTCGAGGTAGGTATCGGCAAAACTTTTATTTTGTTCGGGGTCTAAGGTTTCCAGCAGCGCGCTGGCCGGGTCGCCGCGGTGGCTATCGGTAGACATTTTATCGATTTCGTCCAGTAAAAAAACCGGGTTAATCGATTTTATTTTTTGAAAAGATTGAATAATTTTGCCGGGCATACTACCTAAATAAGTACGGCGGTGGCCTTTAATTTCGGTTTCATCACGCACACCACCCAAGCTAAGGCGCACAAAATCGCGCCCTAAAGCTTTAGCAATGGCACTGGCCAAACTGGTTTTACCTACACCGGGCGGTCCGACAAAACATAAAATAGGCCCTTTAGCGTAAGGGGCTACTTTGCGCACCGCTATAAAATCTAGGATACGTTCTTTGGCCTTTAATAAACCAAAGTGGTCTTGGTTAAGAATGTTCTCGGCCTCTTTAATGCTTAGCGTATCACCGGTGCTTTGCCCCCAAGGCAAATCGGCCACTACCTCGAGGTAGGTGCGCAAAGTGGCCGCCTCCGGTATCATCGGTTGCAGCCGCCGTAAATGAGCCAGCTCTTTTTTTAATTTACTGCTAATTTCTTCGTTAAAGTTAAAGCCGGCAAATTTTTTCTCCAGCTCATCGGCCCCAGTTAAATCTTCTTTACCGTCATTAAGTTCGTGATTAATCTCTTTAAGCTGCTCTTGCAAATAATAATCGCGATTACGTTTGGCGATGCGGCCCTTAATACGCTCGTTTATATTGCGTTTTAAAATATTAATTTCATTTTCATTATCCAGCTGTTTTAGTAATAAAGCAAAACGTTCTTGCTCATCGGGCAGCGAAAAAATATCTAATTTTTTATCTAGGCTTAAATCGATGGCGATTAAAATTTTACTAAATATTTCGGCCGGTTTTTTGCTTTTTTCTAAACTTAAAACTAGCTCTTTAGGCAAATTACTTTCTTGGCTATACAGAGCAAACGATTTCTTTAAATTAGTGCTTAAAGTTAAAACTTGGTCATCTTTTACGTAAGGTTCTTTTTGGTAACGGGCATAATTAAAACCGTCTTGATTATTAACGGAGGCTATTTTGACCCGCTCTATACCCTCTACCACCAAACGCTGCGGCCCATCGGGCATTTGCAGGCCCTGCAAAACGCGGCCAAGCACCCCGTAAGGCCGTATACCAACGGCATCTTTAGCGGCGTAAGCTAAAACACACAATTTACCCTGCAAGCTCGCGGCCAGCTCGTCTTCACTTTGCATAGGGCTGGCCACACTGCCAACCAGACAAGGTAAAACCAAGCTATCCTTAAGCACTATTAATAATGCTTCGTCCTGTATCTCTCCGCGCAGCCTTCCTAATATTTTCA contains these protein-coding regions:
- the ispH gene encoding 4-hydroxy-3-methylbut-2-enyl diphosphate reductase, with translation MQIIKAKVMGYCTGVKLAINKAEAALREGPVYSLGALIHNKAEMERLKLLGLKVINANEVPPAGATAMVRAHGLHPQKRQELLAAGVTLIDATCPFVLNNQHTLQSYNTNGYFAIIIGQKEHAEITALVGFSHNYVVISTVTEAEQLVTLAPKIVVMAQTTFDKTNYEHIKEVLANRYTLEAPPSICPAPLSRLKALEELSPLAEALVIIGDKDSANSLTLCNKALSLNKNSFLVEKESDFDKIFLKNYHTIGLAASASSPSWLINNLELFLQED
- a CDS encoding GNAT family N-acetyltransferase, with protein sequence MKVTYNGLTITDEETTIQRVYELLTAELSNANVTFSTIEKAIQSSLCVSVYDGKDLVGFVRVISDYSAVSIILDAVIDPKYRSRGVGRKLFEFVHNHPRLRHTAKVLWTNNGEKFFTALGYVPLSGTLLSLK
- a CDS encoding phospho-sugar mutase codes for the protein MDKQLQEKIDYYLKHESYQKFKDEIITLLKDDNSNELNDRFYRELEFGTAGLRGKIAGGLNRINNFVITKTTQGIAHYLLKNNPQAKVVIGYDPRHYSRQFAQLTAAILAQNGLQPYLFKNICPTPALALATVHYGAALGIMLTASHNPPEYNGYKVFAADGSQIVSPIDKEILSEIERVTMPQPANYDSLVAQNLIKLIDNDFDELYFNMALNIVDRDIFTQSKNFKAVYSALHGAGAPYVEELFKRLNSPLIVVPEQNAGDGNFPTVSYPNPEDESALKLALNLAKKEAANLVLATDPDADRLAIAYRTKDNDYAVLNGHQAGALLANYLLFKAGKQGIDRQNIFIVKSIVTGELEQKVALSYGAACYSALTGFKWLAQTMREQNAQGKHFILANEEAIGYLVHSAFKDKDGITAALIAYEMALYYQLAGKTLGDVLEELYQKFGYYADWQISQNYEGEAGLKIMQDIMTKLRQQGLSYIGAQKVMQSYDYLTGALNDNGQITALNYAKSNVLQFVTENGSRLSVRPSGTEPKIKFYLSAVVSPYNETKDKLKADIFLDDVKKLIANL
- a CDS encoding flavodoxin family protein, which codes for MRVLAINGSPHSDGSTYNAIKLVTNQLEAEGISSEVLHIGTKPISGCLACGFCSKQAEPKCAINGDSVNEAMAKAKEADGIIIASPVHFSGIAGTMKCFLDRFFYAGVSNLWYKVGFALCAVRRSGGVTTFDQLNHYLAYGNMAIAGGQYWPVIHGLKDDEVLQDAEGVQNLKRAGSNMAWLIKNLQDTTPPAFNEQRIFTNFIR
- a CDS encoding aldo/keto reductase, whose translation is MMINQTFHNGVTIPILGFGLFKLDKDINAEEAALTALQTGYRMLDTATVYRNEEAVGSAIKKSGLKREDLFITTKLWSRDIVQGRVAEAYQESLDKLELDYVDLYLIHWPVDGYLEAWHKLEELYRQKKMRAIGVSNFTKSHLDHLLHNSSEVPVINQVECHPYLQQESYRQYLAAKGIVMQAWGPLGQAKSDLLTNEAIKAIGDKYGKSNAQVMLRWNIQRGVNVIPKSQTASRIKENFEVFDFSLNDDDMEQISLMDQDRHYGTDPNNQEAVDNLAKL
- the lon gene encoding endopeptidase La produces the protein MKILGRLRGEIQDEALLIVLKDSLVLPCLVGSVASPMQSEDELAASLQGKLCVLAYAAKDAVGIRPYGVLGRVLQGLQMPDGPQRLVVEGIERVKIASVNNQDGFNYARYQKEPYVKDDQVLTLSTNLKKSFALYSQESNLPKELVLSLEKSKKPAEIFSKILIAIDLSLDKKLDIFSLPDEQERFALLLKQLDNENEINILKRNINERIKGRIAKRNRDYYLQEQLKEINHELNDGKEDLTGADELEKKFAGFNFNEEISSKLKKELAHLRRLQPMIPEAATLRTYLEVVADLPWGQSTGDTLSIKEAENILNQDHFGLLKAKERILDFIAVRKVAPYAKGPILCFVGPPGVGKTSLASAIAKALGRDFVRLSLGGVRDETEIKGHRRTYLGSMPGKIIQSFQKIKSINPVFLLDEIDKMSTDSHRGDPASALLETLDPEQNKSFADTYLELPFDLSQVLFIATANSLAGIPYPLLDRMEIIELSGYTELEKYQIIKRFLLPKQLKENGLEGSTINLSDEAIYGLIRSYTKESGVRELERETGRMVRKLIRAELEQLDEPNAIVINKDIDKDKLFDLLGKIKFTEEKISLHVGMAMGLAWTERGGVALPIEAHLVAGSGKLDLTGKLGEVMKESAHIAYSFIKGYMEKEGFDAEFFKGKDVHIHAPEGAVPKDGPSAGITIASALYSAISGKKMRDDVAMTGELTLSGQLLPIGGLKEKSLAAHRHHYKTILIASRNQRDIEDIPAEVLKELEIKPFETADEAINYLFME